From Halodesulfovibrio sp., a single genomic window includes:
- a CDS encoding DUF4917 family protein — protein MTAMSFEDALKSCGKPKPSILLGNGFSIAQSAGKFSYSNLREKCRFESKPLEELFVKLDTNDFEEVLSHIQSALLVAEHYDFKEIGEKLKTEAKALREGLISAIKEVHPTDYTAIEDGEIENCSAFIDLFSTVFTLNYDLLLYWVNQAKKPHRDGFGLGDVENFCRPFSPDGHCSIYNLHGGLHLFKKSQKEVEKAISSGGMNLIETISHVVNERGQLPIFVSEGSSDVKFDTIMTNKYLKHCYMKLWNLSGPLFIYGHSADKRDEHIYNAIFNDKSEVDKLFVCVHEPDKQLDQITEMLTPYIERNSARSKQPVSVEYVDSATVPVWK, from the coding sequence ATGACGGCAATGAGTTTTGAAGATGCACTAAAATCATGTGGAAAACCCAAGCCATCAATTTTACTTGGTAATGGTTTTTCAATCGCTCAGTCAGCTGGAAAGTTTAGTTATTCAAATTTACGTGAAAAATGTCGCTTTGAAAGTAAGCCGTTAGAAGAGCTCTTTGTTAAGTTGGACACTAACGATTTTGAAGAGGTGCTTAGTCATATACAATCTGCATTATTGGTTGCAGAACATTATGATTTCAAAGAGATAGGTGAAAAACTGAAGACAGAAGCCAAGGCTCTTCGGGAAGGGCTAATTTCTGCTATCAAAGAAGTTCACCCCACAGATTATACTGCAATTGAAGATGGGGAAATAGAAAACTGTTCAGCATTTATTGATTTATTTTCAACTGTTTTTACTTTGAACTATGATTTGCTTTTATATTGGGTCAATCAAGCAAAGAAACCGCATCGTGATGGTTTTGGACTGGGCGATGTGGAAAATTTCTGTCGGCCATTTAGCCCTGATGGGCATTGCAGCATTTACAACTTACATGGCGGACTTCATCTTTTTAAAAAGTCACAAAAAGAAGTGGAAAAAGCTATTAGTAGTGGGGGAATGAACCTTATCGAAACTATTTCACATGTAGTTAACGAACGGGGACAGCTTCCAATCTTCGTCTCTGAAGGTTCGTCAGATGTTAAATTTGATACAATAATGACGAATAAGTATTTAAAGCATTGTTACATGAAGTTATGGAATCTTTCTGGCCCACTTTTTATCTATGGGCACTCAGCAGATAAACGTGATGAGCATATTTATAATGCAATCTTTAATGATAAGTCTGAAGTAGATAAGCTCTTTGTTTGTGTTCATGAGCCTGATAAGCAATTAGATCAAATTACTGAGATGCTGACTCCCTATATTGAGAGAAATTCTGCACGTTCTAAACAGCCTGTTTCTGTTGAATATGTTGATTCTGCTACGGTGCCAGTGTGGAAATAA